A window of Cryptomeria japonica chromosome 3, Sugi_1.0, whole genome shotgun sequence contains these coding sequences:
- the LOC131075808 gene encoding uncharacterized protein LOC131075808 codes for MPLLLHQRLPSPVLPTAMSATRSMQTSSSACHIGPPTVGGDVHEDVPETTTAGNIPSFPGSSRIASTGTLQATLVVSDEEMIPLKIQKVLGNDIFYKHLSDIALQIFGPTIRKRWNDQEKRLKDELTNQMVEWFENDTFDKTKLLDKGGTYLKYVRDQYRTHLKRNLKYERPPMIPEREWKDLILDAKERIERKKGNTPLDARRRLSDMSKATKARQEKHGQHKLGSGGYMKLVARIALNSIESTQKMTRELPTSKAIQLWLIRYEN; via the exons ATGCCACTGCTGcttcatcagaggttaccctcacctgtattgccgactgcaatgtcggcaacacgtagcatgcagacatcctctagtgcatgtcatattgggccacccactgttg gaggagatgtacatgaggatgtgccagagacGACTACTGCTggtaacataccatcatttcctggatcttctcgtattgctagtacgggaacgttgcaggccacattggtggtgagcgacgaagaaatgattcccttaaagatacaaaaggttctag gcaatgatattttctataaacatcttagtgacattgcattgcagatatttgggcccaccatacgtaaaag gtggaatgaccaagaaaaaaggttaaaagatgaattgacaaaccaaatggttgagtggtttgaaaatgacacctttgacaaaaccaagcttcTTGATAAAggtggcacatatctaaagtatgtgagggaccaatacaggacccatttgaagaggaacctaaagtacgagcgtccccccatgattccagagagggagtggaaggacctgattttggatgccaaggagagaattgaaaggaaaaaaggaaatacaccactagacgctagaagaag actgagtgacatgtcaaaggcaaccaaggcaaggcaagaaaagcacgggcaacacaaactcggctctggtggttacatgaaacttgttgcacgaatt gctctgaattcaatagagagcacacagaagatgacaagagaattgcctaccagcaaggctattcagttgtGGCTGATccgctacgagaattga